The sequence CGCAATGGAGGATACCCACAATCCGATATCTATATCCAATATGTCAACCTGGATGGCAGCATGGGCTTTGGGGCTGATGGTCTGGCTATAACTTCTGGAAAAAAAATCCAGAGTGGTGGTCTTGTGCGTCCTGATGGAAATGGTGGCGCTCTGGTTGTTTGGTCAAATGCATCAACGGGTAGCATTGGTATCACAGCCCAACATGTTCGCCTGGATGGCAGTCAAGCCTGGGAAGTCGATGGTTCTGAATACTTTTTTGGCATCGATGGAGATGCCAGCAAATTTCAAACACTTACCTGGGGCGACAATGATGCGCTGATATTCTGGGAGGACAATCGTTGGTCTGGTACTGGAGCTGTTGCTATGGCTCAGGTCATGGATCAAAGTGCCGCTATCCAATTCACTATGGATGGTGTGGTCCTTTCCGGCAACGAACAGCAAAGCGATCCAATCATTGCACCTGATAACCAGGGAGGTGCGTATATAACTTATACCAATCCTTCCACAGGCATGGAAATTCTTTTTACTCAACATGTGGGTGAGGATTTAATCCCAACCTGGGATCTTGCAGGAATTCCCAGCCATGAAAGTACGCCAATCGGTCAGTTTAATCCCCAAATGGTGACCAGTGTAGATGGCTATCTCTACTACTTTTGGACTGAAGATGTTTTCTTGCAGGGACTCCAGGTTCATGCCCAGAAATATACCATTGATGGTACATCACTCTGGAGTGATGGAGGCGTAGTCATCACGCCCACTGACATGCTCGCCGATAAATCCGTAAAGAGCGCTGTTGCCCTGGCGGACTCCACAGTTATCTATGTTTGGGAAGCTGAAACCACAGCGGGTTTCCATTCCTATGTGTCCAAACTATCACCCGATGGCAACAATGTATGGTCAGAAGTCCTTAGTTCAGATAGTGGAAGTACTCAGAGAAATGCTGTCGCAGCATATGATCCAGAGCAGGAACAGATTACAATTGGTTGGGAAGATCTTCGCAATGCCGCTGAAAGTAGTGTGGATCTATTTTCCGTGATCATTGATACGGATGGTAACTTGAGCGAAGAACAATTAATCAGCAATGCGTTTGGAGATCAGACAGAGTTGGAATTGAGCTTTGCTGATGACAACAGTTCTGTGCTCTATGCAGCCTGGCAGGATTATGATGGTTTTCAACATGATATCTATGTCAAAAATCTCACCACCGATACTGCAGCCGAACAAATAACGACACTTCAATCAGAAAATA comes from Candidatus Neomarinimicrobiota bacterium and encodes:
- a CDS encoding T9SS type A sorting domain-containing protein — its product is NNSTDPDIFIQALDLNGSPVWSDGGTPVVQADLKQLQPRFTMGDEGGVYVTWLDERNGGYPQSDIYIQYVNLDGSMGFGADGLAITSGKKIQSGGLVRPDGNGGALVVWSNASTGSIGITAQHVRLDGSQAWEVDGSEYFFGIDGDASKFQTLTWGDNDALIFWEDNRWSGTGAVAMAQVMDQSAAIQFTMDGVVLSGNEQQSDPIIAPDNQGGAYITYTNPSTGMEILFTQHVGEDLIPTWDLAGIPSHESTPIGQFNPQMVTSVDGYLYYFWTEDVFLQGLQVHAQKYTIDGTSLWSDGGVVITPTDMLADKSVKSAVALADSTVIYVWEAETTAGFHSYVSKLSPDGNNVWSEVLSSDSGSTQRNAVAAYDPEQEQITIGWEDLRNAAESSVDLFSVIIDTDGNLSEEQLISNAFGDQTELELSFADDNSSVLYAAWQDYDGFQHDIYVKNLTTDTAAEQITTLQSENKDPALRTISGSRYIVAWEDVRNGIHSDIYFYDSHPDGRGHGAEGVPLSTAVLNQKQAQIVPFTGSNPDSLTYLIAWLDMRSSGKTELTNIYAQAYSGQMPVSIDEVVVAQEFKIGSAYPNPFNGSVNIPIENLRGADLDLYIYDLKGREILHESLGSQSGRIYTWEGQNRFGQDLSSGVYLVSIGSETQLHTQKVMFIK